A region of the Paenibacillus sp. J23TS9 genome:
GCCATTAATTCGGGAATGGCATGATCAATCCGCAGCTTGTCAATAAATTCATGGATTTCTGCCCGAAAACGCGGACCTGCATTTAATGTGGGAAACGCCTTGGACAACAACGGAATAAGCTGCTGGGCCATGCGGCTTCCCTCTTCCGTTGTACGCTTCTCACCGTCTTTTAGTTGAATCCCGTCCCGTTCATGATACTGGCTGAGGCTGAACATCGACTGCAGAAAATAAATCTCATCGCAGGTTAGCTCAACTTGGTAACGCCGCATCAGCTTTTCGGCGAGGCGATTGATCGGCCCGTAAAATACATTATGCTCCCATGCGTAGCTTCCGCCGTTCAATGAGACGCCATGCCCGCCCCGAACCCTTTCCAGTACAATGGCCAGCAAAAAAGATAAATTGCGCTTGGAATTCAAAAAATAGATCATCCCGCTCTCCTGCTCGATCTCCGTCACCCAACCGTCCAACTGCCGTTCGTCCATACCGGGAAATGGCCAGCCCTCCGTTGGGTACGCCTCGGTAAATAACTTCCATAAAAAATACCGGACATGAATCTCGCTTCCTTTGAGGGTGGGTGAGGAATACGTCATTCGCAGATGAAAAGGGCGAAGTTCATCCCGATTGAGATGTATGATCCACTTTTTAAAGGACGAGAAGCTCATAAAAAGAGCTTCGGCCATTTCTTCGGCGGATCTCTTCCCGTTATGCGCAAGAACAAGCTGCATCAGGCGGAAATAGGAAGTTTCCCTGAAAAGAGCCGCCAGGACTTCGCGGACGGTCGCACCATGCCTGTCGCGGTGAAAACTGATCCCTCTCCCTCTCGACACCTCCACATGCATGGATTCGGGGAGCAGCGGAGCGGCCTCCTCCACGATTTTCTTGATGGATTTGCCGGATACACCCAGCTCCCTTTCAATCTCCGCAAGCGTAAACCAGCGTTCTTCCCGATCCAGCATGCCCAGCAGCGACTTTAATTGTCTGTATTCCTTATTCATTCCATCACCTGCATCCCAAATTCAGACCAACTGCTTTTCCATCCTGAAAATGCGCTGGTCGATCAAAAAGTCAAGCAAAACACGGTTGAATTGCTGAGGCTGGCACAGATGGCTCGGATAAATGGCATCCTCTATGACAGCCTTCTGCGCACAGGCGAATCTCTCCGCCGCCTTGTTCATCTGCTTGACAAACCATTCGCTCTGTCTGCCAGCCACGCATAAAATAGGCATCCTCAACCGGGATGAATTCGAATCGATGTCGATTTTCAGCAATGCCATCCGCTGTTTGATCGATTCCGTCGGCCGCTTGTGGAACAGTTCATCCCTTAATATGCTGTACGCAGGTACCCAACGATTATACGTCACCCGCAGCGAACGGAGGAAAAATTCGGCAGGAAGATAATAAGACAACCAGCTGCATGCTTCGATAATTTTCCAAATACCGTTTTTTGTCCCAAAAGGACCATAAGGGCCATAAAAATAGCTGTCCACCAGAACAAGCGCGTTAACTCTATCCGGGTGGGACGCTGCAAATTTTTGCACAAGCAGACTGCCGCTCGAGCAGCCTACCAAGGTAATCTTAGGGATATTAAGCTTTTCGAGCAGTTCAGATAAATCTTTACACTGGGTATCTATAATGTCCTCAACTTCCACATTTAATTTCCCTGAATTCCCGTAGCCTCTTAAATCCAGCACAATGACTTTAGCCCTTTTGCTGAAATATTCGACCTGCGGCTCAAACATATGGTGAGTCGAAAGATGTCCGTGAATAAAGACGATAGGCACGCCGCTGCCATGTGTCTCATAATATAATGTTGTTCCGTTCACTTGGATGTTGGGCAACTTCCTTCTCCTCTCTACCTAGCATGATGTACATAATGCCTTCCTTCAGACAGATAAAAAAACAACAAAAAAAGAAGCATCGAAAAGAGGACCTCTCTTCAATGCTTCTTTGGGCAAGACTAAAAAAGCCTTGTTCAAAAATGCATATATACAGGTTGCCTCTCTTTAAACGCTTGCGAGGTTAGCTGACGGATTCGGACTTAAAAGAGTAGCCCTACTCAAATGCATGAGATTCACCCCATGTGACAATGTTCATAACATCATCACGGCCGGTTCCCCCGCTTTCCGCTATCCAGCGGAAATTCAGCGAAATAGACATCGATTCAATTTGCGCACAGAAAAACACAGAGCGGTTACCCTGTGCTTTAAGTCTAAAAATTCACAGTTTCACTCCTCTCTCATAGCAACGCTTACGAGGTTAGCTGACGGATTCGGGCAGTGAGAGTTGCCCTACGGAACCAGTCATGTCATTGACAAACCTGATCCGATTCACCCCTTGCAGTGACATCATCCCGTACTCTGACAGGATAATCGCTCAATGCTGTTGTGGTTCCCCCGCTTTTCACAATGAAAACTCAGCGTAATTCAAAGACGTACCTTTAAAATTGTTAATAATGAACTGAATATACGCCTGAGCAGGCGAACTGTAAAGCATGGGTAATACAGAATTCGGGGCTATTTTGATACCTTTGATTGAATACCCATCACTTATCCGGTTTTGTCATTCAATTGCTTCCTTTATCTCTATTTCTCTTTTGTTTATGTTCCTTGTGTATCCAAATCACAGCATTATGGCAAAATCCACTGGCAGTATTTCTAGAAAACCTATAAAAAAACCGCCTTCTGAAGTGTTTTCAGTGGCGGTTTTCATGTTTTTTACTACTTGTATCGTAATCTTACTTATAATAAAGTGCTAAATCTTTAGGCACATTAAACGATCAACTTTTGGGGGCAGGAAGGAGACAATATTCGGTTTTCACCCTAAAGTCAAACTACTTTTTTTTGCTGAACCATAGCCGATTCTTTAATTTGAAAATTCCCCGACAGATATAATCCCAAAAGCACAATTACGGTGGCGATGACACCATACCATGTAATGGGTTCACCTAGTACAATGGCAGCAAGGATATAGCCTGCGACAGGATTTAAAAGCAGCCAGTTATTTGCTTTGACGGCATCCTGCTTTAACAAATAATACCAGATGCTCATACTAATAATTGAGAGACCGAAGACAGACCAAAGAAGGTATTCTACAAGATGGATATCCAGGTTGATAGGCTTACCAGACTCTAGGAAAAGAGTTGGGATCAATAAAAGAATGCCTCCGATGAATACCTGCCACGCGTTTATCACTAGGTTAGGCAGCTGTAAATCAGCTTTTTTGAAAATGAGGCTTCCAACAGCCATAGAGACCATCGCAAAAGTAAGAAACAATATGCCGCTTAGGGTGGCATGACTGCCAGTCAATGACGGGAAAGTCGCAATGAACAGACCAATGACGGAAACTACCATACCCACCCACTCTTTCGGCCGAATGTGTTTTCCCATGAAAATCAGAGAAAAGAGCGCAAAAAGGAAAGGGTTGATCGGGAGAAAGAGATTAAATATTCCAGCGGAAATGGTCCGAAGAGCCAAATTGCCTAACCCAACAAACAACGTGGTATTTAATAAACCCATCAAAATTAAAAACTTCCATTCTCTTTTGTTTGGTAAAGTATATTTCCCCTTTTTAAAGCCGTAAATATATAGCAGCAGCAACAACCCGGCGATAAGAAAACGCAATGTCGCTAATGTTAATGGGGGCGCTGATAGTAAGCCGATTTTCATAATAATAGCTCCAGATGAATATAAAATAGTAAAAATTATACCTATTAGCAAACCTTTCAAGCTCATGACGATTAACCCTTCTCTCTTCAGTAATCTTTACTTCATATGTCCACTTACGGTCCTTCTCCCAAAGCACCTCCATCCTCTGACGCATGATCAAACCATCCTTCCCAAATGAAAAGCGTTGTTGTTACCGCTATATAATATGATGTATACTCGAATTATAATAGTACGCATAATTTTATAATATAGTATTAAAAATCAAACTATTGGAGGTGTAGGGGCTTTTGGGCGATCAAAGGAAGAAGAGCAGCATTACTCCGAGTACGGAAGGGTGTCCTGTAGAAACAACTTTAGATGTAATTGGGGGAAAATGGAAAGGAATCATTCTTTATCATCTTATCGATGGTCCGAGAAGATTTAATGAATTCCGCCGCCTCTATCCGGGAATAACGCAATTCATGCTTACACTGCAGCTCCGTGAGCTTGAACGGGACGGCATTGTTCACCGCGAAGTTTATAAACAGGTGCCTCCTAAGGTGGAATATTCACTGACTGAATTTGGAAGAACGTTGGAACCAATCATTTTGTCCATGAGGAATTGGGGAGACACCTATAGAGATAGACTTCATGATATTCGAATATTATCGCAGCAAGGGGAAGAGGTTTGAAGTGATCTTCTAAGGATACAAACACGAGACTAGAATTGAAGGCCACTCCCGGCGGGGCGGCCTTTGTCGTAAACAAAATGTTGTAGTTTTATCAAAAAGATTGATAATTAAGGTTTAGTAGTTGTGGTACTTCTGACCATTGCAAAAAGGAGATTAGAACATTCTAATCTCCTTTTTCATTAACGGCATACAACATCCTTTACTCGGAAATTGCGTCATGAAGCGCCTCGATATAAGCTGTCGCCAGCTTGGACAAGGCCGCATTGTGATGACAAATCCAGCCGACATTGATGGTTTCTTCGATATCCAAAGGGACAGGGATAATCTCATTGCCATTTAGATCAGCACTCAGAACCCCTGTAGAAATCGTATAGCCATTCAGACCAATCAGCAGATTGAAAAGTGTAGCCCGATCATTGACACGAATGCTTTTTGGATGTGAAAGGGTGCTCAAAATTTCCTCTGAGAAATGAAAAGAATTAAACTCTCCCTGCTCAAAGGACAAATAGGGATAATCCTGGAGCTGATCGATGGTTACGACGGATTGCTTGGCAAGAGGATTATGGATACTGATAAAAATATGCGGTTTAGCCGTGAACAGACTCGTAAATTTCAAATTCGCATCCTTCAGAAGTCTGTTTATCACCTTGCTGTTGAACTCATTCAGATATAAGATGCCAATCTCGCTCCGCTGGCTTTTGACGTCCTGAATAATTTCATGGGTTTTGGTCTCTCGCAGAGCCAGTTCATACTCATCCTGACCATACTCTCCCACCAGGTTTACAAAGGCATTGACGGCAAAAGCATAATGCTGGGTCGATACGGAAAAATGCTGAGGCGAGGGCTTGGCGTTCAAGTAGCGGCTCTCCAGCAGCTCCGCCTGCTCAATCACCTGCCGGGCATACCCCAGAAACTCCGCCCCTTCCTTGGAAAGAGATATACCTTTGTTGGTACGCTCGAAAATCTGGATCCGGATTTCTTCCTCCAGATCCTTGATTGCATTCGAAAGACTCGGCTGGGATATAAATAGCCTTTTGGCTGCTTCATTCATAGATCCGCGGTTAGCGACCTCGATCACGTATTTCAGTTGCTGTAGTGTCAATGTTCTGATCCCTTTCTCTGGTTCAATGCTATTTTCATTATAATCTATCAGATGATCGGATTTTGCAAATGTAATTTCAAATCGCGAGCCCTACATATTCGTCCGGCTTAATTCCTTCATATCGGATAAATGCCCGTTTAAAAGAATACAGATTTTGGTATCCTACCCGGCGGGCGATTTCATCCATGGCGTATGTTTTCTCTCTCAGCAATTCTTTGGCCATTTCCATGCGCAGCCGGCATAAATAGTCATAGAAGTTGATACCTGTCACCTCTTTAAATATTTTGGAAATATTGGATACCGACATCTGAAATATTTCCGCCAGATGTTTTAACGAGATGTCCGCGCATGTATAGTTTTGATTCACGTATTGCAGCAACTGGCCGCCAACGGCAATCGTTGATGACGTGTTAGAATACCGGTTTCGCTCGCATATTAATGTGCCTACTTCAAATACGTAGCTCCACATCTCTTCGATGTCCGCCGCCATAGCTTTGCTCTTGAATTGTCTGGCGTAGATGCCCGTATCAAGATTCAACTCGTGCAGCACCCTCAGCATCGTCTCCATTAATAGAGATACCAGTTTGAACGTGCAGGCATCGGGCAGCTGACGTTTCCTATTCTCCGCGCTTATTTCGTGGAGTATTTGTATGGACATGTCGAGATTTCCGATCTTCAAGTTATTGATCAGCTGAACCTCCCAATCCGTCGGATAATAATAATCCACTCCTGCCTGGATCGATTCCTCCTGCAAACCCTGAAGATGCTCTCGTGAAAATAAGGTATACTGCAGACCTTCATTCGCTGCATAATACGATTTACTGATGCCGACAAGCCCCTTTTCTACCGTTCCATGCAAGACATCGGGTTGAAATCCGCAGGTCTGTTCAATTTCCCCTGCAATTTCGGAAGCAATTCGCTCCATCATTCCATCGTTTCCAAATGCGTTTTCGGAAGACATGATCAAGGCTTTATCCGCATTGGTCACCTCGAACAGCTCATAGTCCAGCCGATAACGGCTCATCACCTTTTCAACAATCACGATCGTCATCATTTCGATCTTCCGGATTTTCTCGAAATCAGAAAAATCGCGAATGACGTGAAAGCTGACAAGCATCGTGCCATAATGCATATCCTCGGTATAGCTGATTCCGAATTTTTTCAGTCCGTTCATGTCTTGATCGCCCGTAAAATATCCTTTAAGCAAGCGGTGAAACAAGTTCGCCTTAGCTGCGCTTTCGTAGTCCTGCATGGATTGTTGCAGCTTCCGGTTTTCATGCAGCAGCCTGTCGAACGAATTTTCGATATAATTGTATTCTGAACCAAAGACAAGACTCTGTTTGGCATCCTCGTATCGAACCGAGCCAGACAGCTTGTTCAGCAAGATTCCGAGAGGACGATAGCTGACTTTGGCTAACAAGAAAGCCGAACACATGCCAACAGCGATAGAAATCATAATAGCAAGAAGAGAACCAAATAGATTGTTGATCCCGATGACACTGGAATCGAAATAGGAAATCCTGTATTGCAGATCGCTGGCCTGAGACGGCAGAACAAGCTCGTAGCTTCGCCGATCATCAAGAATCCCTTCAGCCGCGTTCCGCGTTTGCTTGTAAAGGGTGAAGCCGTGAGCGGAAATGATGATATCCTTGGATTCGATACTTCCGAAACGGCCGATATATTCGGAAAAGTAAGCGCTATCAATAAATAGAACCAAAACCGCACGCGGGTGATTGACGACCTCCAAGCTTTGAAGTACGGGAATCACGCGCTTGCTGCCGCCCCAAAGCTTCATGGTCACCGGTGGCATGATTTTGAAATACTGCTGTTCCTGAAGGGAGCTTTCGATCAT
Encoded here:
- a CDS encoding helix-turn-helix domain-containing protein, producing the protein MNKEYRQLKSLLGMLDREERWFTLAEIERELGVSGKSIKKIVEEAAPLLPESMHVEVSRGRGISFHRDRHGATVREVLAALFRETSYFRLMQLVLAHNGKRSAEEMAEALFMSFSSFKKWIIHLNRDELRPFHLRMTYSSPTLKGSEIHVRYFLWKLFTEAYPTEGWPFPGMDERQLDGWVTEIEQESGMIYFLNSKRNLSFLLAIVLERVRGGHGVSLNGGSYAWEHNVFYGPINRLAEKLMRRYQVELTCDEIYFLQSMFSLSQYHERDGIQLKDGEKRTTEEGSRMAQQLIPLLSKAFPTLNAGPRFRAEIHEFIDKLRIDHAIPELMAVSHSHLTDYILKEEQPIFKTVSDCMHSWQKLFPAMSCNDYHLTKLAFIISSSLRYKSKKAFLIVGEEFSVRHYVANLIKREIGDDLTIETSILHGLTDEIVAQHQIDFIISTIPVSLSRIPTVIISTIPTKRDLENIRLELLS
- a CDS encoding alpha/beta fold hydrolase, whose translation is MPNIQVNGTTLYYETHGSGVPIVFIHGHLSTHHMFEPQVEYFSKRAKVIVLDLRGYGNSGKLNVEVEDIIDTQCKDLSELLEKLNIPKITLVGCSSGSLLVQKFAASHPDRVNALVLVDSYFYGPYGPFGTKNGIWKIIEACSWLSYYLPAEFFLRSLRVTYNRWVPAYSILRDELFHKRPTESIKQRMALLKIDIDSNSSRLRMPILCVAGRQSEWFVKQMNKAAERFACAQKAVIEDAIYPSHLCQPQQFNRVLLDFLIDQRIFRMEKQLV
- a CDS encoding DMT family transporter, whose product is MSLKGLLIGIIFTILYSSGAIIMKIGLLSAPPLTLATLRFLIAGLLLLLYIYGFKKGKYTLPNKREWKFLILMGLLNTTLFVGLGNLALRTISAGIFNLFLPINPFLFALFSLIFMGKHIRPKEWVGMVVSVIGLFIATFPSLTGSHATLSGILFLTFAMVSMAVGSLIFKKADLQLPNLVINAWQVFIGGILLLIPTLFLESGKPINLDIHLVEYLLWSVFGLSIISMSIWYYLLKQDAVKANNWLLLNPVAGYILAAIVLGEPITWYGVIATVIVLLGLYLSGNFQIKESAMVQQKKVV
- a CDS encoding helix-turn-helix transcriptional regulator, translated to MRNRSFGSGTFRKIFLSYTAILIIPIIVFSVLNVQRNIMEEKQQLYEKHALDAKRIADIVDNKLNELKNLGKVLSSEPWVNKLMQNTNVYDEEFDLLKMLEIRKSLENDVSSLNILSFGTIIFPEKQQVLSSLGTYPESDFFSTIAVFDADTRQMIESSLQEQQYFKIMPPVTMKLWGGSKRVIPVLQSLEVVNHPRAVLVLFIDSAYFSEYIGRFGSIESKDIIISAHGFTLYKQTRNAAEGILDDRRSYELVLPSQASDLQYRISYFDSSVIGINNLFGSLLAIMISIAVGMCSAFLLAKVSYRPLGILLNKLSGSVRYEDAKQSLVFGSEYNYIENSFDRLLHENRKLQQSMQDYESAAKANLFHRLLKGYFTGDQDMNGLKKFGISYTEDMHYGTMLVSFHVIRDFSDFEKIRKIEMMTIVIVEKVMSRYRLDYELFEVTNADKALIMSSENAFGNDGMMERIASEIAGEIEQTCGFQPDVLHGTVEKGLVGISKSYYAANEGLQYTLFSREHLQGLQEESIQAGVDYYYPTDWEVQLINNLKIGNLDMSIQILHEISAENRKRQLPDACTFKLVSLLMETMLRVLHELNLDTGIYARQFKSKAMAADIEEMWSYVFEVGTLICERNRYSNTSSTIAVGGQLLQYVNQNYTCADISLKHLAEIFQMSVSNISKIFKEVTGINFYDYLCRLRMEMAKELLREKTYAMDEIARRVGYQNLYSFKRAFIRYEGIKPDEYVGLAI
- a CDS encoding LysR family transcriptional regulator → MTLQQLKYVIEVANRGSMNEAAKRLFISQPSLSNAIKDLEEEIRIQIFERTNKGISLSKEGAEFLGYARQVIEQAELLESRYLNAKPSPQHFSVSTQHYAFAVNAFVNLVGEYGQDEYELALRETKTHEIIQDVKSQRSEIGILYLNEFNSKVINRLLKDANLKFTSLFTAKPHIFISIHNPLAKQSVVTIDQLQDYPYLSFEQGEFNSFHFSEEILSTLSHPKSIRVNDRATLFNLLIGLNGYTISTGVLSADLNGNEIIPVPLDIEETINVGWICHHNAALSKLATAYIEALHDAISE
- a CDS encoding helix-turn-helix domain-containing protein yields the protein MGDQRKKSSITPSTEGCPVETTLDVIGGKWKGIILYHLIDGPRRFNEFRRLYPGITQFMLTLQLRELERDGIVHREVYKQVPPKVEYSLTEFGRTLEPIILSMRNWGDTYRDRLHDIRILSQQGEEV